One Stigmatopora argus isolate UIUO_Sarg chromosome 12, RoL_Sarg_1.0, whole genome shotgun sequence genomic window carries:
- the gpsm2 gene encoding G-protein-signaling modulator 2 isoform X5 → MEVSCLELALEGERLCKVGDYRAGVSFFEAAIQVGTEDLQVLSAIYSQLGNAYFHLQDYAKALEFHRHDLTLTRTIGDLLGEAKASGNLGNTLKVLGRFDEAMVCCQRHLEIAQDLNDKVGQARALYNFGNVHHAKGKSICWSGAEPGDFPEDVTVALRKASEYYEANLGLVQELGDRAAQGRTYGNLGNTHYLLGNFRNAVASHEQRLLIAKEFGDRSAERRAYCNLGNAYIFLGEFEVAAEHYKRTLQLARQLKDRAVEAQACYSLGNTYTLLQDYERAIDYHLKHLIIAQDLNDRIGEGRACWSLGNAHTALGNHDQAVHFAEKHLEICKETGDRSGELTARMNVTDLQTVLGLSYSTSTSTLSENRDADYKIQGARPRMSRRHSMENLELMKFTPDKMNGPKWSSDILSKQSKATISKSSSKLFFVSRLRGKKFKTGTGSAKVLQDASNTLDAAHTPSNKRSGPDALGDEGFFDLLSRFQSNRMDDQRCSVRDKSGSRLSLGGVPESTSRIIRKSASESADVYGAPSRRLEDSSAVGGSLPGLRLKRGGGDREVLGRLMANVDDAEPDEDFFNMLVKCQVGPSGRPWGITAHWYSVARGHVWTTSAARRPLLPRGDPPSRTRTSSASSCARRPNGWTSSASRCRPLRQRRQCSTYSG, encoded by the exons ATGGAGGTGTCCTGCCTTGAGCTGGCCTTGGAGGGCGAGCGCCTCTGCAAAGTGGGCGACTACAGAGCGGGCGTTTCCTTCTTCGAAGCTGCCATCCAGGTGGGCACGGAGGACCTGCAGGTGCTCAGCGCCATTTACAGCCAGCTGGGGAACGCCTACTTCCACCTGCAAGACTACGCCAAGGCCCTGGAGTTCCACCGGCATGACCTGACGTTGACCAG GACCATCGGGGATCTTCTCGGGGAAGCCAAAGCCAGCGGGAATCTCGGCAACACGCTGAAGGTGTTGGGACGCTTCGATGAGGCCATGGTGTGCTGTCAGAGGCATTTGGAAATAGCCCAAGACCTCAATGACAAG GTGGGTCAGGCCCGAGCTCTGTACAACTTTGGGAACGTGCACCACGCCAAAGGCAAAAGTATTTGTTGGAGCGGAGCCGAGCCCGGAGATTTTCCCGAAGACGTCACGGTGGCCCTGAGGAAGGCCTCCGAGTATTACGA GGCAAACTTGGGGCTGGTGCAGGAACTCGGCGACCGGGCCGCCCAGGGGCGAACCTACGGTAACCTGGGTAACACTCATTACTTGCTGGGCAACTTTCGGAATGCAGTGGCGTCTCATGAGCAG cgactGCTCATAGCAAAGGAATTCGGCGATCGCTCCGCAGAAAGACGAGCTTATTGCAACCTGGGTAACGCTTATATCTTCCTAGGAGAATTTGAAGTGGCAGCCGAGCATTATAA GAGGACGTTGCAGCTGGCGAGACAGCTCAAGGACCGCGCGGTGGAAGCTCAAGCGTGCTACAGTTTGGGCAACACGTACACTCTGCTGCAGGACTACGAGAGAGCCATCGACTACCATCTCAAACACCTCATCATCGCCCAGGACCTCAACGATCG GATCGGCGAAGGCCGAGCGTGTTGGAGTCTGGGAAATGCTCACACTGCGCTCGGAAACCACGACCAGGCCGTGCACTTTGCAGAGAAACACTTGGAAATCTGCAAAGAG ACCGGGGACAGGAGCGGCGAGTTGACGGCCCGCATGAACGTGACGGATCTGCAGACGGTCTTGGGCCTGAGCTACAGCACCAGTACCTCCACGTTGTCGGAGAACAGGGACGCCGACTACAAGATACAAG gtgcgAGGCCGAGGATGAGCAGAAGGCACAGCATGGAGAATCTGGAGTTGATGAAGTTCACGCCGGACAAGATGAAC GGTCCCAAGTGGAGCAGCGACATCCTGAGCAAACAGAGCAAGGCCACCATCTCCAAGAGCTCCTCCAAGTTGTTCTTTGTCAGCCGACTGCGCGGGAAGAAGTTCAAGACGGGCACGGGTTCCGCCAAGGTCCTCCAGGATGCCAGTAACACGCTGGATGCTGCTCACACTCCCTCAAACAAG CGATCTGGTCCCGACGCTCTCGGGGACGAAGGCTTCTTTGACCTCCTGAGTCGGTTCCAGAGCAACCGCATGGACGACCAGCGCTGCTCCGTTCGAGACAAAAGCGGCAGCAGGTTGTCGCTCGGCGGCGTCCCGGAGTCTACATCCAGGATCATCAGAAAAT CCGCGTCTGAGTCGGCCGACGTGTACGGCGCTCCAAGCCGGCGGCTAGAGGACTCCTCGGCCGTCGGCGGGAGCCTGCCGGGCCTCCGACTCAAGCGCGGTGGCGGCGACAGGGAAGTGCTCGGCCGCCTGATGGCCAACGTGGACGACGCCGAGCCGGACGAAGACTTCTTCAACATGCTCGTCAAGTGCCAGGTGGGTCCGTCGGGTCGTCCTTGGGGTATCACAGCCCACTGGTATTCTGTCGCCAGGGGTCACGTTTGGACGACCAGCGCTGCGCGCCGCCCCCTCCTCCCACGCGGGGACCCACCGTCCCGGACGAGGACTTCTTCAGCCTCATCATGCGCTCGCAGGCCAAACGGATGGACGAGCAGCGCGTCACGCTGCCGTCCGCTTCGGCAAAGACGTCAGTGTAGCACTTATTCAGGTTGA
- the gpsm2 gene encoding G-protein-signaling modulator 2 isoform X3 has translation MLSGGHGAKDEEESERNVVFFVLDYNMMTTNHMILNPSFPIISRMSDHPFWMEVSCLELALEGERLCKVGDYRAGVSFFEAAIQVGTEDLQVLSAIYSQLGNAYFHLQDYAKALEFHRHDLTLTRTIGDLLGEAKASGNLGNTLKVLGRFDEAMVCCQRHLEIAQDLNDKVGQARALYNFGNVHHAKGKSICWSGAEPGDFPEDVTVALRKASEYYEANLGLVQELGDRAAQGRTYGNLGNTHYLLGNFRNAVASHEQRLLIAKEFGDRSAERRAYCNLGNAYIFLGEFEVAAEHYKRTLQLARQLKDRAVEAQACYSLGNTYTLLQDYERAIDYHLKHLIIAQDLNDRIGEGRACWSLGNAHTALGNHDQAVHFAEKHLEICKETGDRSGELTARMNVTDLQTVLGLSYSTSTSTLSENRDADYKIQGARPRMSRRHSMENLELMKFTPDKMNGPKWSSDILSKQSKATISKSSSKLFFVSRLRGKKFKTGTGSAKVLQDASNTLDAAHTPSNKRSGPDALGDEGFFDLLSRFQSNRMDDQRCSVRDKSGSRLSLGGVPESTSRIIRKSASESADVYGAPSRRLEDSSAVGGSLPGLRLKRGGGDREVLGRLMANVDDAEPDEDFFNMLVKCQVGPSGRPWGITAHWYSVARGHVWTTSAARRPLLPRGDPPSRTRTSSASSCARRPNGWTSSASRCRPLRQRRQCSTYSG, from the exons AAATGTTGTATTCTTTGTACTTGACTACAACATGATGACCACCAACCACATGATCTTAAACCCATCATTTCCTATCATCTCAAGGATGAGCGATCACCCATTTTG GATGGAGGTGTCCTGCCTTGAGCTGGCCTTGGAGGGCGAGCGCCTCTGCAAAGTGGGCGACTACAGAGCGGGCGTTTCCTTCTTCGAAGCTGCCATCCAGGTGGGCACGGAGGACCTGCAGGTGCTCAGCGCCATTTACAGCCAGCTGGGGAACGCCTACTTCCACCTGCAAGACTACGCCAAGGCCCTGGAGTTCCACCGGCATGACCTGACGTTGACCAG GACCATCGGGGATCTTCTCGGGGAAGCCAAAGCCAGCGGGAATCTCGGCAACACGCTGAAGGTGTTGGGACGCTTCGATGAGGCCATGGTGTGCTGTCAGAGGCATTTGGAAATAGCCCAAGACCTCAATGACAAG GTGGGTCAGGCCCGAGCTCTGTACAACTTTGGGAACGTGCACCACGCCAAAGGCAAAAGTATTTGTTGGAGCGGAGCCGAGCCCGGAGATTTTCCCGAAGACGTCACGGTGGCCCTGAGGAAGGCCTCCGAGTATTACGA GGCAAACTTGGGGCTGGTGCAGGAACTCGGCGACCGGGCCGCCCAGGGGCGAACCTACGGTAACCTGGGTAACACTCATTACTTGCTGGGCAACTTTCGGAATGCAGTGGCGTCTCATGAGCAG cgactGCTCATAGCAAAGGAATTCGGCGATCGCTCCGCAGAAAGACGAGCTTATTGCAACCTGGGTAACGCTTATATCTTCCTAGGAGAATTTGAAGTGGCAGCCGAGCATTATAA GAGGACGTTGCAGCTGGCGAGACAGCTCAAGGACCGCGCGGTGGAAGCTCAAGCGTGCTACAGTTTGGGCAACACGTACACTCTGCTGCAGGACTACGAGAGAGCCATCGACTACCATCTCAAACACCTCATCATCGCCCAGGACCTCAACGATCG GATCGGCGAAGGCCGAGCGTGTTGGAGTCTGGGAAATGCTCACACTGCGCTCGGAAACCACGACCAGGCCGTGCACTTTGCAGAGAAACACTTGGAAATCTGCAAAGAG ACCGGGGACAGGAGCGGCGAGTTGACGGCCCGCATGAACGTGACGGATCTGCAGACGGTCTTGGGCCTGAGCTACAGCACCAGTACCTCCACGTTGTCGGAGAACAGGGACGCCGACTACAAGATACAAG gtgcgAGGCCGAGGATGAGCAGAAGGCACAGCATGGAGAATCTGGAGTTGATGAAGTTCACGCCGGACAAGATGAAC GGTCCCAAGTGGAGCAGCGACATCCTGAGCAAACAGAGCAAGGCCACCATCTCCAAGAGCTCCTCCAAGTTGTTCTTTGTCAGCCGACTGCGCGGGAAGAAGTTCAAGACGGGCACGGGTTCCGCCAAGGTCCTCCAGGATGCCAGTAACACGCTGGATGCTGCTCACACTCCCTCAAACAAG CGATCTGGTCCCGACGCTCTCGGGGACGAAGGCTTCTTTGACCTCCTGAGTCGGTTCCAGAGCAACCGCATGGACGACCAGCGCTGCTCCGTTCGAGACAAAAGCGGCAGCAGGTTGTCGCTCGGCGGCGTCCCGGAGTCTACATCCAGGATCATCAGAAAAT CCGCGTCTGAGTCGGCCGACGTGTACGGCGCTCCAAGCCGGCGGCTAGAGGACTCCTCGGCCGTCGGCGGGAGCCTGCCGGGCCTCCGACTCAAGCGCGGTGGCGGCGACAGGGAAGTGCTCGGCCGCCTGATGGCCAACGTGGACGACGCCGAGCCGGACGAAGACTTCTTCAACATGCTCGTCAAGTGCCAGGTGGGTCCGTCGGGTCGTCCTTGGGGTATCACAGCCCACTGGTATTCTGTCGCCAGGGGTCACGTTTGGACGACCAGCGCTGCGCGCCGCCCCCTCCTCCCACGCGGGGACCCACCGTCCCGGACGAGGACTTCTTCAGCCTCATCATGCGCTCGCAGGCCAAACGGATGGACGAGCAGCGCGTCACGCTGCCGTCCGCTTCGGCAAAGACGTCAGTGTAGCACTTATTCAGGTTGA
- the gpsm2 gene encoding G-protein-signaling modulator 2 isoform X2 → MLSGGHGAKDEEESERNVVFFVLDYNMMTTNHMILNPSFPIISRMSDHPFWLSRFPAPVRKSYRMEVSCLELALEGERLCKVGDYRAGVSFFEAAIQVGTEDLQVLSAIYSQLGNAYFHLQDYAKALEFHRHDLTLTRTIGDLLGEAKASGNLGNTLKVLGRFDEAMVCCQRHLEIAQDLNDKVGQARALYNFGNVHHAKGKSICWSGAEPGDFPEDVTVALRKASEYYEANLGLVQELGDRAAQGRTYGNLGNTHYLLGNFRNAVASHEQRLLIAKEFGDRSAERRAYCNLGNAYIFLGEFEVAAEHYKRTLQLARQLKDRAVEAQACYSLGNTYTLLQDYERAIDYHLKHLIIAQDLNDRIGEGRACWSLGNAHTALGNHDQAVHFAEKHLEICKETGDRSGELTARMNVTDLQTVLGLSYSTSTSTLSENRDADYKIQGARPRMSRRHSMENLELMKFTPDKMNGPKWSSDILSKQSKATISKSSSKLFFVSRLRGKKFKTGTGSAKVLQDASNTLDAAHTPSNKRSGPDALGDEGFFDLLSRFQSNRMDDQRCSVRDKSGSRLSLGGVPESTSRIIRKSASESADVYGAPSRRLEDSSAVGGSLPGLRLKRGGGDREVLGRLMANVDDAEPDEDFFNMLVKCQVGPSGRPWGITAHWYSVARGHVWTTSAARRPLLPRGDPPSRTRTSSASSCARRPNGWTSSASRCRPLRQRRQCSTYSG, encoded by the exons AAATGTTGTATTCTTTGTACTTGACTACAACATGATGACCACCAACCACATGATCTTAAACCCATCATTTCCTATCATCTCAAGGATGAGCGATCACCCATTTTG GCTATCAAGATTTCCTGCTCCTGTAAGGAAGAGTTACAG GATGGAGGTGTCCTGCCTTGAGCTGGCCTTGGAGGGCGAGCGCCTCTGCAAAGTGGGCGACTACAGAGCGGGCGTTTCCTTCTTCGAAGCTGCCATCCAGGTGGGCACGGAGGACCTGCAGGTGCTCAGCGCCATTTACAGCCAGCTGGGGAACGCCTACTTCCACCTGCAAGACTACGCCAAGGCCCTGGAGTTCCACCGGCATGACCTGACGTTGACCAG GACCATCGGGGATCTTCTCGGGGAAGCCAAAGCCAGCGGGAATCTCGGCAACACGCTGAAGGTGTTGGGACGCTTCGATGAGGCCATGGTGTGCTGTCAGAGGCATTTGGAAATAGCCCAAGACCTCAATGACAAG GTGGGTCAGGCCCGAGCTCTGTACAACTTTGGGAACGTGCACCACGCCAAAGGCAAAAGTATTTGTTGGAGCGGAGCCGAGCCCGGAGATTTTCCCGAAGACGTCACGGTGGCCCTGAGGAAGGCCTCCGAGTATTACGA GGCAAACTTGGGGCTGGTGCAGGAACTCGGCGACCGGGCCGCCCAGGGGCGAACCTACGGTAACCTGGGTAACACTCATTACTTGCTGGGCAACTTTCGGAATGCAGTGGCGTCTCATGAGCAG cgactGCTCATAGCAAAGGAATTCGGCGATCGCTCCGCAGAAAGACGAGCTTATTGCAACCTGGGTAACGCTTATATCTTCCTAGGAGAATTTGAAGTGGCAGCCGAGCATTATAA GAGGACGTTGCAGCTGGCGAGACAGCTCAAGGACCGCGCGGTGGAAGCTCAAGCGTGCTACAGTTTGGGCAACACGTACACTCTGCTGCAGGACTACGAGAGAGCCATCGACTACCATCTCAAACACCTCATCATCGCCCAGGACCTCAACGATCG GATCGGCGAAGGCCGAGCGTGTTGGAGTCTGGGAAATGCTCACACTGCGCTCGGAAACCACGACCAGGCCGTGCACTTTGCAGAGAAACACTTGGAAATCTGCAAAGAG ACCGGGGACAGGAGCGGCGAGTTGACGGCCCGCATGAACGTGACGGATCTGCAGACGGTCTTGGGCCTGAGCTACAGCACCAGTACCTCCACGTTGTCGGAGAACAGGGACGCCGACTACAAGATACAAG gtgcgAGGCCGAGGATGAGCAGAAGGCACAGCATGGAGAATCTGGAGTTGATGAAGTTCACGCCGGACAAGATGAAC GGTCCCAAGTGGAGCAGCGACATCCTGAGCAAACAGAGCAAGGCCACCATCTCCAAGAGCTCCTCCAAGTTGTTCTTTGTCAGCCGACTGCGCGGGAAGAAGTTCAAGACGGGCACGGGTTCCGCCAAGGTCCTCCAGGATGCCAGTAACACGCTGGATGCTGCTCACACTCCCTCAAACAAG CGATCTGGTCCCGACGCTCTCGGGGACGAAGGCTTCTTTGACCTCCTGAGTCGGTTCCAGAGCAACCGCATGGACGACCAGCGCTGCTCCGTTCGAGACAAAAGCGGCAGCAGGTTGTCGCTCGGCGGCGTCCCGGAGTCTACATCCAGGATCATCAGAAAAT CCGCGTCTGAGTCGGCCGACGTGTACGGCGCTCCAAGCCGGCGGCTAGAGGACTCCTCGGCCGTCGGCGGGAGCCTGCCGGGCCTCCGACTCAAGCGCGGTGGCGGCGACAGGGAAGTGCTCGGCCGCCTGATGGCCAACGTGGACGACGCCGAGCCGGACGAAGACTTCTTCAACATGCTCGTCAAGTGCCAGGTGGGTCCGTCGGGTCGTCCTTGGGGTATCACAGCCCACTGGTATTCTGTCGCCAGGGGTCACGTTTGGACGACCAGCGCTGCGCGCCGCCCCCTCCTCCCACGCGGGGACCCACCGTCCCGGACGAGGACTTCTTCAGCCTCATCATGCGCTCGCAGGCCAAACGGATGGACGAGCAGCGCGTCACGCTGCCGTCCGCTTCGGCAAAGACGTCAGTGTAGCACTTATTCAGGTTGA
- the gpsm2 gene encoding G-protein-signaling modulator 2 isoform X1, whose amino-acid sequence MLSGGHGAKDEEESERNVVFFVLDYNMMTTNHMILNPSFPIISRMSDHPFCRLSRFPAPVRKSYRMEVSCLELALEGERLCKVGDYRAGVSFFEAAIQVGTEDLQVLSAIYSQLGNAYFHLQDYAKALEFHRHDLTLTRTIGDLLGEAKASGNLGNTLKVLGRFDEAMVCCQRHLEIAQDLNDKVGQARALYNFGNVHHAKGKSICWSGAEPGDFPEDVTVALRKASEYYEANLGLVQELGDRAAQGRTYGNLGNTHYLLGNFRNAVASHEQRLLIAKEFGDRSAERRAYCNLGNAYIFLGEFEVAAEHYKRTLQLARQLKDRAVEAQACYSLGNTYTLLQDYERAIDYHLKHLIIAQDLNDRIGEGRACWSLGNAHTALGNHDQAVHFAEKHLEICKETGDRSGELTARMNVTDLQTVLGLSYSTSTSTLSENRDADYKIQGARPRMSRRHSMENLELMKFTPDKMNGPKWSSDILSKQSKATISKSSSKLFFVSRLRGKKFKTGTGSAKVLQDASNTLDAAHTPSNKRSGPDALGDEGFFDLLSRFQSNRMDDQRCSVRDKSGSRLSLGGVPESTSRIIRKSASESADVYGAPSRRLEDSSAVGGSLPGLRLKRGGGDREVLGRLMANVDDAEPDEDFFNMLVKCQVGPSGRPWGITAHWYSVARGHVWTTSAARRPLLPRGDPPSRTRTSSASSCARRPNGWTSSASRCRPLRQRRQCSTYSG is encoded by the exons AAATGTTGTATTCTTTGTACTTGACTACAACATGATGACCACCAACCACATGATCTTAAACCCATCATTTCCTATCATCTCAAGGATGAGCGATCACCCATTTTG CAGGCTATCAAGATTTCCTGCTCCTGTAAGGAAGAGTTACAG GATGGAGGTGTCCTGCCTTGAGCTGGCCTTGGAGGGCGAGCGCCTCTGCAAAGTGGGCGACTACAGAGCGGGCGTTTCCTTCTTCGAAGCTGCCATCCAGGTGGGCACGGAGGACCTGCAGGTGCTCAGCGCCATTTACAGCCAGCTGGGGAACGCCTACTTCCACCTGCAAGACTACGCCAAGGCCCTGGAGTTCCACCGGCATGACCTGACGTTGACCAG GACCATCGGGGATCTTCTCGGGGAAGCCAAAGCCAGCGGGAATCTCGGCAACACGCTGAAGGTGTTGGGACGCTTCGATGAGGCCATGGTGTGCTGTCAGAGGCATTTGGAAATAGCCCAAGACCTCAATGACAAG GTGGGTCAGGCCCGAGCTCTGTACAACTTTGGGAACGTGCACCACGCCAAAGGCAAAAGTATTTGTTGGAGCGGAGCCGAGCCCGGAGATTTTCCCGAAGACGTCACGGTGGCCCTGAGGAAGGCCTCCGAGTATTACGA GGCAAACTTGGGGCTGGTGCAGGAACTCGGCGACCGGGCCGCCCAGGGGCGAACCTACGGTAACCTGGGTAACACTCATTACTTGCTGGGCAACTTTCGGAATGCAGTGGCGTCTCATGAGCAG cgactGCTCATAGCAAAGGAATTCGGCGATCGCTCCGCAGAAAGACGAGCTTATTGCAACCTGGGTAACGCTTATATCTTCCTAGGAGAATTTGAAGTGGCAGCCGAGCATTATAA GAGGACGTTGCAGCTGGCGAGACAGCTCAAGGACCGCGCGGTGGAAGCTCAAGCGTGCTACAGTTTGGGCAACACGTACACTCTGCTGCAGGACTACGAGAGAGCCATCGACTACCATCTCAAACACCTCATCATCGCCCAGGACCTCAACGATCG GATCGGCGAAGGCCGAGCGTGTTGGAGTCTGGGAAATGCTCACACTGCGCTCGGAAACCACGACCAGGCCGTGCACTTTGCAGAGAAACACTTGGAAATCTGCAAAGAG ACCGGGGACAGGAGCGGCGAGTTGACGGCCCGCATGAACGTGACGGATCTGCAGACGGTCTTGGGCCTGAGCTACAGCACCAGTACCTCCACGTTGTCGGAGAACAGGGACGCCGACTACAAGATACAAG gtgcgAGGCCGAGGATGAGCAGAAGGCACAGCATGGAGAATCTGGAGTTGATGAAGTTCACGCCGGACAAGATGAAC GGTCCCAAGTGGAGCAGCGACATCCTGAGCAAACAGAGCAAGGCCACCATCTCCAAGAGCTCCTCCAAGTTGTTCTTTGTCAGCCGACTGCGCGGGAAGAAGTTCAAGACGGGCACGGGTTCCGCCAAGGTCCTCCAGGATGCCAGTAACACGCTGGATGCTGCTCACACTCCCTCAAACAAG CGATCTGGTCCCGACGCTCTCGGGGACGAAGGCTTCTTTGACCTCCTGAGTCGGTTCCAGAGCAACCGCATGGACGACCAGCGCTGCTCCGTTCGAGACAAAAGCGGCAGCAGGTTGTCGCTCGGCGGCGTCCCGGAGTCTACATCCAGGATCATCAGAAAAT CCGCGTCTGAGTCGGCCGACGTGTACGGCGCTCCAAGCCGGCGGCTAGAGGACTCCTCGGCCGTCGGCGGGAGCCTGCCGGGCCTCCGACTCAAGCGCGGTGGCGGCGACAGGGAAGTGCTCGGCCGCCTGATGGCCAACGTGGACGACGCCGAGCCGGACGAAGACTTCTTCAACATGCTCGTCAAGTGCCAGGTGGGTCCGTCGGGTCGTCCTTGGGGTATCACAGCCCACTGGTATTCTGTCGCCAGGGGTCACGTTTGGACGACCAGCGCTGCGCGCCGCCCCCTCCTCCCACGCGGGGACCCACCGTCCCGGACGAGGACTTCTTCAGCCTCATCATGCGCTCGCAGGCCAAACGGATGGACGAGCAGCGCGTCACGCTGCCGTCCGCTTCGGCAAAGACGTCAGTGTAGCACTTATTCAGGTTGA
- the gpsm2 gene encoding G-protein-signaling modulator 2 isoform X6: MDSNSSVISTRAEDQSFHVRYRMEVSCLELALEGERLCKVGDYRAGVSFFEAAIQVGTEDLQVLSAIYSQLGNAYFHLQDYAKALEFHRHDLTLTRTIGDLLGEAKASGNLGNTLKVLGRFDEAMVCCQRHLEIAQDLNDKVGQARALYNFGNVHHAKGKSICWSGAEPGDFPEDVTVALRKASEYYEANLGLVQELGDRAAQGRTYGNLGNTHYLLGNFRNAVASHEQRLLIAKEFGDRSAERRAYCNLGNAYIFLGEFEVAAEHYKRTLQLARQLKDRAVEAQACYSLGNTYTLLQDYERAIDYHLKHLIIAQDLNDRIGEGRACWSLGNAHTALGNHDQAVHFAEKHLEICKETGDRSGELTARMNVTDLQTVLGLSYSTSTSTLSENRDADYKIQGARPRMSRRHSMENLELMKFTPDKMNGPKWSSDILSKQSKATISKSSSKLFFVSRLRGKKFKTGTGSAKVLQDASNTLDAAHTPSNKRSGPDALGDEGFFDLLSRFQSNRMDDQRCSVRDKSGSRLSLGGVPESTSRIIRKSASESADVYGAPSRRLEDSSAVGGSLPGLRLKRGGGDREVLGRLMANVDDAEPDEDFFNMLVKCQGSRLDDQRCAPPPPPTRGPTVPDEDFFSLIMRSQAKRMDEQRVTLPSASAKTSV; encoded by the exons ATGGATTCCAACAGCTCCGTGATTAGCACAAGAGCTGAGGATCAGTCCTTCCATGTCCGCTACAG GATGGAGGTGTCCTGCCTTGAGCTGGCCTTGGAGGGCGAGCGCCTCTGCAAAGTGGGCGACTACAGAGCGGGCGTTTCCTTCTTCGAAGCTGCCATCCAGGTGGGCACGGAGGACCTGCAGGTGCTCAGCGCCATTTACAGCCAGCTGGGGAACGCCTACTTCCACCTGCAAGACTACGCCAAGGCCCTGGAGTTCCACCGGCATGACCTGACGTTGACCAG GACCATCGGGGATCTTCTCGGGGAAGCCAAAGCCAGCGGGAATCTCGGCAACACGCTGAAGGTGTTGGGACGCTTCGATGAGGCCATGGTGTGCTGTCAGAGGCATTTGGAAATAGCCCAAGACCTCAATGACAAG GTGGGTCAGGCCCGAGCTCTGTACAACTTTGGGAACGTGCACCACGCCAAAGGCAAAAGTATTTGTTGGAGCGGAGCCGAGCCCGGAGATTTTCCCGAAGACGTCACGGTGGCCCTGAGGAAGGCCTCCGAGTATTACGA GGCAAACTTGGGGCTGGTGCAGGAACTCGGCGACCGGGCCGCCCAGGGGCGAACCTACGGTAACCTGGGTAACACTCATTACTTGCTGGGCAACTTTCGGAATGCAGTGGCGTCTCATGAGCAG cgactGCTCATAGCAAAGGAATTCGGCGATCGCTCCGCAGAAAGACGAGCTTATTGCAACCTGGGTAACGCTTATATCTTCCTAGGAGAATTTGAAGTGGCAGCCGAGCATTATAA GAGGACGTTGCAGCTGGCGAGACAGCTCAAGGACCGCGCGGTGGAAGCTCAAGCGTGCTACAGTTTGGGCAACACGTACACTCTGCTGCAGGACTACGAGAGAGCCATCGACTACCATCTCAAACACCTCATCATCGCCCAGGACCTCAACGATCG GATCGGCGAAGGCCGAGCGTGTTGGAGTCTGGGAAATGCTCACACTGCGCTCGGAAACCACGACCAGGCCGTGCACTTTGCAGAGAAACACTTGGAAATCTGCAAAGAG ACCGGGGACAGGAGCGGCGAGTTGACGGCCCGCATGAACGTGACGGATCTGCAGACGGTCTTGGGCCTGAGCTACAGCACCAGTACCTCCACGTTGTCGGAGAACAGGGACGCCGACTACAAGATACAAG gtgcgAGGCCGAGGATGAGCAGAAGGCACAGCATGGAGAATCTGGAGTTGATGAAGTTCACGCCGGACAAGATGAAC GGTCCCAAGTGGAGCAGCGACATCCTGAGCAAACAGAGCAAGGCCACCATCTCCAAGAGCTCCTCCAAGTTGTTCTTTGTCAGCCGACTGCGCGGGAAGAAGTTCAAGACGGGCACGGGTTCCGCCAAGGTCCTCCAGGATGCCAGTAACACGCTGGATGCTGCTCACACTCCCTCAAACAAG CGATCTGGTCCCGACGCTCTCGGGGACGAAGGCTTCTTTGACCTCCTGAGTCGGTTCCAGAGCAACCGCATGGACGACCAGCGCTGCTCCGTTCGAGACAAAAGCGGCAGCAGGTTGTCGCTCGGCGGCGTCCCGGAGTCTACATCCAGGATCATCAGAAAAT CCGCGTCTGAGTCGGCCGACGTGTACGGCGCTCCAAGCCGGCGGCTAGAGGACTCCTCGGCCGTCGGCGGGAGCCTGCCGGGCCTCCGACTCAAGCGCGGTGGCGGCGACAGGGAAGTGCTCGGCCGCCTGATGGCCAACGTGGACGACGCCGAGCCGGACGAAGACTTCTTCAACATGCTCGTCAAGTGCCAG GGGTCACGTTTGGACGACCAGCGCTGCGCGCCGCCCCCTCCTCCCACGCGGGGACCCACCGTCCCGGACGAGGACTTCTTCAGCCTCATCATGCGCTCGCAGGCCAAACGGATGGACGAGCAGCGCGTCACGCTGCCGTCCGCTTCGGCAAAGACGTCAGTGTAG